The Halotia branconii CENA392 region CCCCCTGCTTCCCCTGCTTACCCCAATGTATCAACTTTAAAGTAAAACGGTATTAGACGTATTTTTACAAGAAAAATTAGAATTTTATTCCTAGTTGACCGTTGAATCCTCGAACAGAATTATAACCAGCACCGACAAAAACGTTATCTGTAGCGCTTACTTGAACACCGCCTGAAACTGCAACACCTTTATCTTCTGAATAATATCCAAGTCCTACATAAGGTGAAATTACTGGCAAACTCAGAAATTTGAGAACATCTACTCCAGTAGCACCATCAGCCCCACTTCCTACCTCAACCCCCAAATCTAAAGCTCTAGCTCCCACAGCATAAGTTATATCACCATCTATTCCACCGACTGAAACCCAAGGCTGTGGTATGAGTTGAGCCGAGACTTGATTTGGAGTCAATGCAGCTACCGAACCTAAGAATGTCATCAATATTTTGGCAATAATTGCTTTTTTCATGCTTTTTCTTAATACCTTTGTTGCAGCAAATTTGATAATGTTATCAGTCCAATCTTGGGGATTTCTCGATTTGAGGCAACTGTTTTTGAGTTTCCGTCTAGTGGCGACTTGTTCATCGTGAATGAAGTTTTTCATAACCCTTGCACAAATGCGCTGCCAGTTCCCTGAAACATTATCCATGAAAGAAAAAAGTTGCTAATAAATATAATTAGCAAGGCAGTAACTACGGCGGTAGTGGTTGATTGTCCTACACCTTTGGCTCCTCCCGTGGTCGTCAAACCCCAACTACAACCTATTACAGCAATTAATAACCCAAAACAACTGGCCTTAATCATGGCACTGAAAATATCCCAAGTCCCTAACAGGTTACGAGCTGAGTCTAGAAATACCGTATCGGAAATACCGTATATATTTGTCGCAATGATCAACCCCCCAGAAAGCCCTGTTACTAAAGACAGAAGGGTAAGAATGGGCAACATTAAACAGCAAGCAAGTAGGCGAGGAATAACCAGATAATCAATGGGATCGGTTTTTAAAATCAACATAGCATCGATTTGTTCTGTCACTCGCATAGTACCGATTTCCGCTGCAAAGGCAGAACCAACTCGCCCTGCCAAAACGACTGCGGTTAGTACGGGCGCTAGTTCTCTAGTCAACGCTACTGCTAACACTCCACCAACTAAATTTCCCGCACCAAAGTTGATAAACTCCCGCGCTACCTGAATGGTAAATACTGCGCCCACAAAAACAGCTGTTAATAAAGCAATAAAGAGGGAATCTGGGCCAACGGCTGCCATTTGCTCTGAGGTATTGCGCCAGTGGATTTTGCCCTTCATTAGGTGAACTATAACTTGTCCACCCAAAAAAATTGCCGCCAGCAACCGTTGACCCCATAGTCCTAAACTGGATTTGGATGTAGTCTCACTCAATGTTCTGTAGCTAACTCGGTAACTGCCTTAAGAATAACGAAAGTCAACCCCTTCAGGGAATTAAAAATTAAAAATTAAAAATTAAAATCCCTCTAAAATTTATTGAAAGCGGCGGGAAACTCCATCCCTTCATGGGTGGTTAAATCAGTGAACAGTGATAACTGGTAACTGATAACTTCTTCCCATTTCTTGATTTCACTTGGGTTTGCTTAAAACATTAACTTACTTTAAACGGATTCTCAGAAAAATCAAGTTGTGCTTAAACAAGCTTAAATATAACAAAACAGAATTTTATGGAATTAAAGCTTGCTTTTTCAAGGGTTTGATAGATTTTTTAACTGATTTTCGCTTAAAGCATCTGGTGTAACAAGTAACGGTTTATTTTAACGAAAACTTAAGATTTTTGACATCTTGGTTGGAACGGAGCGATCGCACGTATTGTAGAAGGTGAAATATGGCTGCTGAGCCATTGTTTATGTTATTCACGGAGCCTGTTCTAAATGAACCTTTTGACTAACTTTCTCCGTTCCTTGGTACTTACGATTATTTTCAGCTTTGCTGCTCCTATGTTCTTAGTCGGCGGCGTACTGCTTCTTTTACCTTTAATGGGTCATATTCCTGTACTACAAGGAGTGACTGAAGCAATAGCCCATAAAATATCGCATTTTCTCTCCATCTTTGGCAGCGGAACTGCTTTACGCGGATTATTGGTGATTAGTTTAACTTGTAGTTTTGTTGGAGGACTGTTTGATACTTACGCTTATTACCGTTGTCAAATCTTACGTATAGATTCTTAAGTGGTAAAGAATGTATTCAGTTGGCGTTGATGAACTGAATCAAGAGTCGAAAATACTGTTAAACCTTGACACAGCGAAGAAGCAGCATTGCTGAATCTTCACTTATCGAACTGCGCGAATAAATATTTAATAATTATCTTAGTTCTTAAAACTACAGACTGTGCTAGGACAGCATGGACTGATTTAGGTGCAATTTTCTTGAAGTTATGACAGTCCAACTAATATTGAGTTGTGTATCAACTTTTATAGTTTTATATATTTGTTTACTTTGATAGGTTTGAATAATTTACTAACGTTCAGAAATAATAACAAATATACATCTACGCAAATCTAAAAACTTTGTTAAATTCCCAGATATTATCAATTTTGGGTACTTTCTCATTAGCTTGCTGCTTTAAGGTTGGTGCAGAGAGCAGGAAAGACAAGCAGACAGTGAGAAAGAGGTAAGTACCTAAGCAGAATTAATTACACAGATTGTTTCTCTGTTAAGAGTTCCCTCTCTCCACAAATGAATTTAATTTTGCACGACTACTTAATTTTTCTTCATCCCCCTTGCGCCCTGCCCCCCGAAGTTGCTCCACTTGGGGAGCCAGCGCTGTGGGCGGGTTTCCCGACTTGAGGCGACTGGCGTGAGACCCCAAGACCGCACTTCTCTTCTGCCCCTCTGCCTCTTCTCTCCATGCCCCATGCCCTAATTCAGCAAAGTTAGATCGTTTGATTGCTGGGCATTTTATATTGAGTGTATTATAGAGGTTTTTGAACTGCTCATGGTTTGGCCTTTTAAGTCCAAGTTTCGTAAACAAATTGCCCGGATTGAGATTACTGGTGCGATCGCCAGTGCGACTCGTAAACGTGTTTTAGAAGCCCTAAAAACCGTGGAGGAAAAGAAGTTTCCGGCTTTATTACTACGTATTGATAGTCCTGGGGGTACAGTCGGAGATTCCCAAGAAATTTATAGCGCCCTGAAGCGATTACGCGAAAAAATCAAAATTGTTGCTAGCTTTGGTAACATTTCGGCTTCTGGCGGTGTGTATATCGGCATGGGAGCTGGGCATATCGTGGCCAACCCTGGTACGATTACAGGCAGCATTGGTGTAATTTTGCGTGGGAATAACTTGGAACGCTTATTAGCGAAAATTGGTGTTTCCTTTAAGGTTATTAAGTCAGGGCCTTACAAAGATATTTTGGCATTTGATCGAGAACTAACCGAACCAGAACAAGATATCTTGCAAGAGCTGATTGACATCAGTTATCAACAGTTTGTACAAACCATAGCCGATGCGCGTTCTTTGGGGGTAGAAACTGTTAAAAGTTTTGCTGATGGGAGGATTTTTACAGGACAGCAAGCCCTAGAATTGGGTGTTGTAGATCGCCTGGGAACCGAAGAAGATGCCCGTCGTTGGACAGCAGAACTGGTTGGTCTTGATCCTGAAAAAACCCCATGTTATACCCTAGAAGAACGAAAACCCTTGTTGAGTAGAGTTCTACCAGGGAGTCGTCAGATAACATCAGGTGTAGGATCTGGAATTGATTGGCTGGAATTTGAAATGTCTACTAGTGGTTTACCACTGTGGTTGTATCGACCCTAATATGAGTGAGGAGTTAGGTGTGAGGAGTAACTCTCAAGTTCTCTTAAAACCTAATTCCTAACTTTTCTGTTTTAAGGAGGATTTTGGCGTGGACTGGCAAATGCAGGCTATACGTGGAGCAATTACTGTTTCAGAAAATACTGTGGAAGCAATCCGAGAAGCGGTGACAGAATTACTAGATGAACTAGAAGAACGAAATCAAATCCAGCCCAAGGATATGATTAGTGTGACTTTCTCAGTAACACGCGATCTTGATACTATTTTTCCGGCGGCGATCGCCAGAGCGCGTCCTGGTTGGGATAATGTAGCTATGTTGGATGTGCAGCAAATGCATGTCAAGGGAAGCTTACAACGTTGCATCCGGTTTCTCATCCACGCTAACCTACCCACCTCGTCTGTAATTCACCACATATATTTGCGCCACGCCGCTAACTTGCGTCCAGACTGGAGTTTACCCCAGTCGTTACAAGCATCACAGCAAGTAGTTAAATCAAAAGTGTAAAATAGCTACGTAAATAATACGTAAAAATAAGCACAACATGAGCTATTACGGTGGTGACGCTGCTGCTCAACCGACTGCTATTGGTGGGAAAATCTTCACTGGCCGCGGAACTGGTGTATATGTGAAGTTAGAGGATTTTCTGGCAATTATTTCCAAATGTGAACAGCCGCTTGTAATTGTCACGAGTGAAGGCTTTTTTACAAAAATCTACAAGTATGTGACAGCATACAAAGGTTTTGTCTTTTTTACAGAATCTTTAGATAAATTACAATTTGGTAGCAATGTTGAAATTATCTACGCTCAAAGCCTAAGCGCTGACATTTGAAGTCAACAGTTAGCAAAAATCCCTACCCCATTTCGTTGAGGGTGGGGGTAATTAATATTAAAAATATGAGTAATGAGTTTATATTTAAATATAAGTAAAATATTCTATTAAAGCATAGTAATTTCAACTTTATGGAAGTTAAAGATAATTATGATAGCTATTAAAAGTCGAGCCGATAGAGTAGTACTTTACAACATTAGTTGGCAACAATTTGAAAATATTTTACAAGATTTTGGAGAGTGTCGTGCTGCCAGAATAGCTTATGATTGCGGTTCTTTAGAAATTATGACACCTTTACCAGAACACGAACACTATAAAGAGGTCATTAGTGATTTCGTTAAAGATATTGCTGATACCCTTGATTTAGATTACGAAAGTTATGGTTCAACTACCTGGAAGCACGAAAGCCGCATGGCTGGTTTAGAACCAGATAACTGTTTTTATTTCCAAAATGAAGTGGTGATTAGGGGTAGGCTAGATTTAGATTTAAGCCAAGACCCTCCCCCAGATTTAGCATTAGAAATTGATCTTACTAGTAAATCTTTAAATCGATTTCCTATTTATGCGCGGTTAGGTGTTCCTGAAATTTGGTGTTATGACTCAGGAGAATTGAAGATTTATCTCTTACAAAATGATGAATATATAGAGTCAGAAACAAGTTTAGTTTTTCCTAACTTACCAATTCGGGAATTACCAAGATTGATTAAAGAACATCGTACCGAGGGCAGAAGGGCAATGAGAAAAGCTGTGAAAGAGTGGGTCAGTTTCAATATTTATGGAAGTTAAAGATAATTATGATAGCTATTAAAAGTCGAGCCGATAGAGTAGTGCTTTACAACATTAGTTGGCAACAATTTGAAAATATTTTACAAGATTTTGGAGAGTGTCGTGCTGCCAGAATAGCTTATGATTGCGGTTCTTTGGAAATTATGACACCTTTACCAGAACACGAATACTATAAAAAAACTATCAGCATTGCCATTGAAGATATAGCTTTAGAATTAGATTTAAAATATGAAAGTTATGGTTCAACTACCTGGAAGCGCGAAAGCCGCATGGCTGGTTTAGAACCAGATGATTGTTTTTATTTCCAAAATGAAGCTGTGATTAGGGGTAGGTTAGATTTAGATTTAAGCCAAGATCCGCCCCCAGATTTAGCATTAGAAATTGATCTTACTAGTAAATCTTTAAATCGATTTCCTATTTATGCGCGGTTGGGTGTTCCTGAAATTTGGTGTTATGACTTAGGAGAATTGAAGATTTATCTCTTACAAAATGGGGAATATATAGAGTCAGAAACAAGTTTAGTTTTTCCTAACTTACCAATTCGGGAATTACCAAGATTGATTGAAGAACATCGCACCGAGGGCAGAAGGGCGATGAGAAAAGCTGTGAGAGAGTGGGTCAGTTTCAATATAGAATAACCCTGTTTTGTCACTTTGGGAGAAGCCAATCTTTAAAAGCCTTTCAGAGTTATAATCTTCAGGGTTAGGCTACAAATTTTAGTTACTGTTAGAAAATAAAGGCTCAAAGCTTTATTCAATCAAAGTTTCAGAATCTTGCTTCGATTATTGTTTTCCGAGAGTGACACAAGAGGGATAATTTTCTCTAGGCAACTCTAGAAAACTTGTGTGTACACCATAGTCCCGCGTTGGGGAGATGAATGGAAGCAGGGTTATTCCAAATCCATCGAACTTACGTTACTTAGCACAACTACTTAATGCAATCGTGCAATTGATAGCAGATACCCTTATCAAATGAAACTCGCCGGAATGATGTATCTAAGTTGATGGTTGTTTCACCGCTACCGAGAAACAAATAACCATCTGGTCTTAATTGCTGTTTAACTTTTTTTAGCAAAGCTTTTTTGGTGGCGATATCAAAGTATATTAAAACATTGCGTAAAAAAATCACATCAAATTTTGGCAGAGATGACCAAGATTGCACAAGATTGAATTGACGGAAATCAACCATCTGACGAATTTCGTCTTTAATTTGCCAATCACGATCTAACTTTTGAAAATACTTATCACGAATATTTTGGGGTAATCCCCGCTTAATTTCTAGTTTGTTATATTGTCCTTTTTGGGCACGAGCTAAAACTTTGGTAGAAAAATCACTAGCAATTAACTGTACAGGCCAGTTAGTAAGCAGAGGAAAATGTTCTTTAATTAAGATGGCGATGCTGTATGGTTCTTGTCCATTGGAGCAAGCAGCACACCAAATATTCAGCGATCGCTCGACTGCTCGGTTTTTGACTAACTCTGGGATTATAATTTGTCTGAGCGCTTCAAAAGGATAATGATCGCGGAAAAATGAGGTTTCGTTGGTAACTAAAGCCTCGATTGTCTGGACATGAAGACTGTTGAAAGGGTGAGTCCGCAAATAATTAATCAGTTCAGTAATGGAAGCGAATCCTACTGATTCAACAATTGGTTGTAAATGTAACTCTGCCAAATAAGTTTTATCACCATACAACATCACTGCTGAATGTTCGTGAACTAATTGTCGAAGATATTCAAAGTCATTCGTACTAACACCCATAGTCTGTTTCATTACAGACCTGAAATAGAATTTCGATTATAACTAATTCGGTACATAATCTCATCTGCCATTTGGTCAAGTGGAACAATCTGATTAGCAAGTCCGGCATTAACTACAAAACTAGGCATTCCCCACACTATGCTACTAGCTTTGTCTTGTACTAGCACCTGTCCGCCAGCTTCACGGATACACTGACAACCATGCAATCCATCTTGCCCCATCCCCGTCATGATGACTGCGATCGCTCTCGCACCATAAACCTGCGCTAGCGATCGCAACAAAACATCAACTGAAGGGCGACAGAAGTTTTCGGGGGCTGCTTGATGGGTATCAAGTCTAACCACATCTTTGTCCCTTTGCACAACTAAATGAAAATCTCCCGGTGCAATCCAGACATGTCCAGGTTTGAGTGTGACTCCGGGAACTGCTTCATCCACTGGGATTTGACATTTAGAGGATAATTGCTCAGCTAACAGCTTTGTAAACATTGGCGGCATGTGTTGCACAATTAAAACTGGTACTGGTAAATCTGCTGGAAGCTTTTTGAGTACTACAGTCAAAGCATTAGGGCCTCCGGTAGAAACTCCAATTGCGACAATATCTACTTGCTCTATATTGCTGTGAACAGGAAAAATAATCGGATGAGCATTGGTGATTGGTGTAGAAAATGCACCAAATACCTTAATTTTGGGAATTAACTCCTTTTGAATGTGTTGGGTTGTCGCCTCTACACTTCCTAAATTACTGGGTTTGGTCGCATAATCTGAAGCCCCTAAAGAGAGAGCTTCAAGAGTTGCGATCGCTCCTGTACGAGTAGAGGTGCTAAACATAATTACTGGCAGATGCGGATAGTTTTGGCGAATTGCAGACAAAGTTTGTAAACCATCCATCTCTGGCATCTCGATATCTAAAATGACGACATCGGGATTAACCTGAGGAATTTTGGCTAAAGCAATGCGCCCGTTAGCCGCGACTCCTACCACTTCTAATTCGCGATCGCTCGATAAAATTTTACTGACGCGACTCCGCACCACTACTGCATCATCAACAATGAGTACCCGGATTTTAGGCATTGGGAGTTATACCATTTCCTAATTTGTAATTAACGTGAGTTCGACAAACCTCTCCCTCTCCTAAAAGGCGCTGCGATACACACAAGTCTTTTAGAGTTAGTCGATACATTCACAATGTCAAGCTATACATTCACAATGTCAAGCTATACATTCACACTGTCAGGCGATGCATTCACAATGTCAAGCGATACATTCATAATGTCAGGCGATGCATTCACAATGTCAGGCGATGCATTCACAATGTCAGGCGATACATTCACAATGTCAAGCGATACATTCATAATATCAAGCGATGCATTCACAATGTCAATGCAGCAACTTGTGTGTACACCGTAGCTTTTCAAGGGGCTACGATGTACACATAAGTCTTAAAATCTTACTTAAAACTAGGTTTCATCGTTTAGCTCTCGGCTGTTGAATTGTGCTGCAACGCTGTCATTGGGAGGAGGAACGACGTTCACGAAGTGTTCCCGTAGGGTAGCAATCGTAAAAACTACGAGATTACGCGATTACTTTGCTTCGCTCGTAATGACACTGGAAAGGGCTACTTTGACTAAATTAATACTTGAATTTGTTGACAACTTTCTGTAAATCTGCTGCCATGCGTGATAGTTCTGTAGCTGCCTCTAAGGTATTGCTGTTAGCAGTAGTTGTACTTTGAGCATTGAGTGCCACAATTCCAATATTTTTAGCAATAGCTGATGTTCCTTTAGCTACCTCAGCAATATTTCGACCAATTTCATTAGTAGTTGCGGTTTGCTCTTCGACAGCACTGGCGATCGTGCTTTGGAGGTCATTGATTTGA contains the following coding sequences:
- a CDS encoding MlaE family lipid ABC transporter permease subunit — protein: MSETTSKSSLGLWGQRLLAAIFLGGQVIVHLMKGKIHWRNTSEQMAAVGPDSLFIALLTAVFVGAVFTIQVAREFINFGAGNLVGGVLAVALTRELAPVLTAVVLAGRVGSAFAAEIGTMRVTEQIDAMLILKTDPIDYLVIPRLLACCLMLPILTLLSLVTGLSGGLIIATNIYGISDTVFLDSARNLLGTWDIFSAMIKASCFGLLIAVIGCSWGLTTTGGAKGVGQSTTTAVVTALLIIFISNFFLSWIMFQGTGSAFVQGL
- the sppA gene encoding signal peptide peptidase SppA; its protein translation is MVWPFKSKFRKQIARIEITGAIASATRKRVLEALKTVEEKKFPALLLRIDSPGGTVGDSQEIYSALKRLREKIKIVASFGNISASGGVYIGMGAGHIVANPGTITGSIGVILRGNNLERLLAKIGVSFKVIKSGPYKDILAFDRELTEPEQDILQELIDISYQQFVQTIADARSLGVETVKSFADGRIFTGQQALELGVVDRLGTEEDARRWTAELVGLDPEKTPCYTLEERKPLLSRVLPGSRQITSGVGSGIDWLEFEMSTSGLPLWLYRP
- the aroH gene encoding chorismate mutase; the encoded protein is MQAIRGAITVSENTVEAIREAVTELLDELEERNQIQPKDMISVTFSVTRDLDTIFPAAIARARPGWDNVAMLDVQQMHVKGSLQRCIRFLIHANLPTSSVIHHIYLRHAANLRPDWSLPQSLQASQQVVKSKV
- a CDS encoding Uma2 family endonuclease, which translates into the protein MIAIKSRADRVVLYNISWQQFENILQDFGECRAARIAYDCGSLEIMTPLPEHEHYKEVISDFVKDIADTLDLDYESYGSTTWKHESRMAGLEPDNCFYFQNEVVIRGRLDLDLSQDPPPDLALEIDLTSKSLNRFPIYARLGVPEIWCYDSGELKIYLLQNDEYIESETSLVFPNLPIRELPRLIKEHRTEGRRAMRKAVKEWVSFNIYGS
- a CDS encoding Uma2 family endonuclease, which gives rise to MIAIKSRADRVVLYNISWQQFENILQDFGECRAARIAYDCGSLEIMTPLPEHEYYKKTISIAIEDIALELDLKYESYGSTTWKRESRMAGLEPDDCFYFQNEAVIRGRLDLDLSQDPPPDLALEIDLTSKSLNRFPIYARLGVPEIWCYDLGELKIYLLQNGEYIESETSLVFPNLPIRELPRLIEEHRTEGRRAMRKAVREWVSFNIE
- a CDS encoding CheR family methyltransferase; protein product: MKQTMGVSTNDFEYLRQLVHEHSAVMLYGDKTYLAELHLQPIVESVGFASITELINYLRTHPFNSLHVQTIEALVTNETSFFRDHYPFEALRQIIIPELVKNRAVERSLNIWCAACSNGQEPYSIAILIKEHFPLLTNWPVQLIASDFSTKVLARAQKGQYNKLEIKRGLPQNIRDKYFQKLDRDWQIKDEIRQMVDFRQFNLVQSWSSLPKFDVIFLRNVLIYFDIATKKALLKKVKQQLRPDGYLFLGSGETTINLDTSFRRVSFDKGICYQLHDCIK
- a CDS encoding protein-glutamate methylesterase/protein-glutamine glutaminase, producing MPKIRVLIVDDAVVVRSRVSKILSSDRELEVVGVAANGRIALAKIPQVNPDVVILDIEMPEMDGLQTLSAIRQNYPHLPVIMFSTSTRTGAIATLEALSLGASDYATKPSNLGSVEATTQHIQKELIPKIKVFGAFSTPITNAHPIIFPVHSNIEQVDIVAIGVSTGGPNALTVVLKKLPADLPVPVLIVQHMPPMFTKLLAEQLSSKCQIPVDEAVPGVTLKPGHVWIAPGDFHLVVQRDKDVVRLDTHQAAPENFCRPSVDVLLRSLAQVYGARAIAVIMTGMGQDGLHGCQCIREAGGQVLVQDKASSIVWGMPSFVVNAGLANQIVPLDQMADEIMYRISYNRNSISGL